The following are encoded together in the Oryzias melastigma strain HK-1 linkage group LG17, ASM292280v2, whole genome shotgun sequence genome:
- the LOC112147468 gene encoding ras-related protein Rap-2b encodes MREYKVVVLGSGGVGKSALTVQFVTGSFIEKYDPTIEDFYRKEIEVDSSPSVLEILDTAGTEQFASMRDLYIKNGQGFILVYSLVNQQSFQDIRPMRDQIIRVKRYERVPMILVGNKVDLEGEREVSSGEGKALAQDWSCPFMETSAKNKGSVDELFAEIVRQMNYSAVPSGGSQCCSCVLL; translated from the coding sequence ATGAGGGAGTATAAAGTGGTCGTTTTGGGGTCGGGAGGAGTCGGGAAATCCGCGCTGACTGTCCAGTTCGTGACTGGCTCCTTCATCGAGAAGTACGACCCCACGATAGAGGATTTCTACAGGAAGGAGATCGAGGTGGACTCGTCCCCGTCCGTGCTGGAGATCCTGGACACGGCCGGGACGGAGCAGTTTGCCTCCATGCGAGACCTCTACATCAAGAACGGGCAGGGCTTCATTCTGGTCTACAGCCTGGTCAACCAGCAGAGCTTCCAGGACATCAGGCCCATGAGGGACCAGATCATCAGGGTGAAGAGGTACGAGAGGGTGCCCATGATCCTGGTGGGGAACAAGGTGGATCTGGAGGGGGAGAGGGAGGTGTCCTCTGGGGAGGGCAAGGCCCTGGCCCAGGACTGGAGCTGCCCCTTCATGGAGACCTCAGCCAAAAACAAAGGCTCTGTGGACGAACTGTTTGCAGAAATAGTCAGGCAGATGAACTACTCAGCTGTTCCCAGCGGTGGGAGCCAGTGCTGCTCCTGTGTCCTCCTCTGA